The window TTTACACATtataaactataaatatcattctaaaaaaagaaaaaagtaccACTGAATTGAGTGACACATAAATTCCAATTTGGTTGGTGGTATAGCCACATCAATCCTAGTCTGCGGTCAACATGGTGCGGGGGTCTCCTTTTGTCGAAAGGTTTGCTCACCTCCAATCAGTCTTGACTCTTGGAGTCAGGGAAAGCTGGCCGGAGACTCTTCTTAAAGGACATGCTTCGATCATTTCTTCGTCTTTAATCCTAAATTATTGTGGTTTTTTTTAACGTCTTCTGAAATAAATGTCCGCTTTCAACATCTCTGTAGATATGAAGGTTTCGTCATGTGTTGACGAAATACGGCCGACACCCAATACGAGAAATCCCAACGTGACAAGAAATTGTGTTCAGGTCTTCTTCCTTTTTGATAAATTGGTTTACATACTCTGAATGctgattctgattttttttaggacttttttagtcttttaggccttgtttgttttgaaaaaatatctcatctcatatcatctaattattacaactttctcaacttttaatataaaataaaataaataattcaacttttttaaatctcaaaacaaaaataatattaaaaaatatactctaaaaatattttattcaactttttaattttaatctcatctcatttccgaAAACAAACGtgacttaattaattttctggGTTTCATGCTATTTCTATGTTTATCAAACTAAAAATAGAAACCATAAGTTTAAAGTTTAAGATTACAGTACATGATTTCTTGGTTCAAATGCCACCAACACCCCTTCTATCAAGGTGCCTTCGTCGCTCTTGATTTCTACCGCCGCCACCGCCACTGCCACCACCGCTACAATTAATGGTTTTTCTAGTATGGGGGGCTATATAGATATGGTCCTATTATCCTCGACCAGCGACCCAAGTGATTTAAGCAAATATGATTCAAATCAGATAAGCAAGTTGCAAACTGAACCTCGGAAACCCTTTATCTCCCAATCATGTAAGCATGCAGTAACCTGGTCTTCATTCTTTGCACTCTTGAGATTATTCATACATGCACAAACATGGACCATATAAAGGCTAGTAAACAATCAATGAAAACTAACCCTAACCAGCCACAGAACTGCACCAGCAAGCAATGATCAGTGAAACATTAGATGAAAACATGACCaagaaataaaatactaatacaTACTAGTCCACATTAGTTTCCAAATTGTACATCCAAgacatctttttcttcaaatcgtTTCCTGATTAGGAGATATTTTAATGAAACAATGGTAAAGGTTGACAGTAATACAATCAGACCATGAACTATttgaaatcttaaaaaaaagaggGTAAAAATTACTTTGAGTAATAGGAAGAGTgataattgggaaaaaaaattgtttctttgTAGTTACTACAAAAGAGAAGCAGGAGTGCAGGGGAATGCCAAGGCTAGGTCATAACTAGTGGAGACTAGTCTGACTAGACTTACTGGGGTCAATTAAGAGAATGTAAATCAACATAATGGTTAAGTTGGCTCTTTAGTCATGTCTTGGGTAGAAACCATTGACAGACATCCCTCCATCAACACAAATAATCTGGCCAGTGATGTAGGATGATGCAGGTAAGCAAAGGAATGCTACAAGAGACGAAACCTCCTTTGGCTCTCCAAGACGCCGAAGAGGAGTTCGAGAATACACCTCTTCTAGGTATTCTTTGTTGCTAAGTACCTGgaacaaaggaaaataaagatcaACTTCAACTTCTCATGTTGACTTAGGTTTCAGCCTTTTTACATTCCATGCATTAGGAAGTGCAAGTCCTAGCATTTTGGACTGCAAATTGTTTAGGGATCTGGTTTTGCACATGATGAATAGGAAGGAGGCTGATTTTGAACAACAATTCTAAAATTTTGCTGTGTATCAATTTCAGTTGAGTTATGATACATATCACTCTCTCATTCCACTTTCATCATATTGTGCCGATGTGGCATTGACCATCAACTATTATATgaactcttatttttcaaaataacaaataaaaaaggttAGTAGATAATGCAACATCAATACAGTATGATAAGAGTGGGATAATTGTGTAGTatatagcattttccatttCAGTTCGGTAGCcaaattagataaaaatctTTAAACCAAACAATCAAAAAATGCTCCTTTTCAATTGAATTTACTTCCATTAACATGGTAGTTAGTGTTGGTGTGGGTTGTGTTTGCATAACTTCCTTGGAAAGAGCAAGGTGGCAGCAAGAAGCTGCTATGATTTCACACATGATTATTGGTCAGAAAGCAATCTGGAAGGGCTCAATCAAACTAATAATCACATCAGCAATGCAAAAGGTGAAGTACCTGCTCCACCATTGAGGTTCTGATGTACCAAGGCGCCACAGCATTACTTCTTATATTATCTTTCGCCCACTCACAAGCCAGACTTTTAGTGAGTTGATTGATTGCTCCTAGGAatcacatataaataaaaagaaaaaaagacctTTAGATAAACTCCTCGAGTTCAAAGTTTATAGGAAGATGCGATCATGGTTTCAGGTAAATTACCTTTTGTTGCACCATGAACAGACATAGACTTCAGTGAGACAAAACCCGTTACAGAGGACGTGAATACAATGCTTCCAAATCCCGATGCTTTCAAAGGTTGATAAGCAAGTTGGGATATATGGAAAACAGACTCGAAGTTGGTCGACATGAGAGTAGAGAATTCATCAGCTGTGAAATccaccattggtttccttaTGTTTGTCCCAACATTATTTATCTATGGATCAAAATGTGGTGGCTTTCGAGTTCAGTGAACAGGAAATGAAGTTCGAAATGATACGCTTCCGATTATAACATGTTAAAGCACAAAAATGCGAACTcaaacagaacagaacatacACGCTCGCACGCATGTTTGTGGGTGTATAAACTGAGGAAATCCAGGAGCTTACTTACGAGGATGTTGAGCTTCCCATCAAACACAGAAGACACAGTCCCCATGAGTTCCTCTCTCTGAACTCGAACTGACACATCACACACTGACCCAGTTACCCCAAAACCCAAATTATCCCATTCCCTCAAGCACACATCCAGCTCACTTGAATTCCTACAACACGTATGCACTGTCGCCCCAAGGCCCGCCAGTTCCTCCACAATCGCATgcctaaaattaccaattttCACGAaccaaggagaaaagaaaaaattccagAACTTATAAGTAAATATACCCGATTCCGCGAGTGCCGCCGGTAACGAGGGCGGTCATCCCGCTGAGCGACCATCTGGGATTGTCAGTGGGGCCACTGTTTCTGCTTGAAAGTAATCTGGGTTGTTGGCTTCGGATGGGTCTTAAGCGGGTGGGTTGTGATATTCGGAGCTTGGAATGAAGGGATGAATGTGGAATTGTTAGGTTTGAGAataatgaagaagaggaaggagaagacgGGGACGGTGTAGGGGGAGTTGGAATAAGGGTCTGAGACATTGCAGCCGCccagcaagcaagcaagcagtGCGGGGAGTTCGAGGTTCACGGTCGGACAGTCATTCAAGTAATCGCGCCTCAGGATTCTAACTCAAGGAGTGATCTCAcatgaatttgtgaatttaagTGAAAAAGCGAGGAAAAATAGTAACGTTTATACGGTCgtattgtgtaattattttaaaaaataatgtgatttattattaaacagATGTCGATGTATTTTTTGGCTTTAATGGTATGGTGGAATGATCCTCTCTGGTTCTTGATGTGGTGCGTTTGGAGTGTTCATTCATAGCTTGTTTAGTGATATATTTcttgaaataaagaaaatgaatatttacgTAGTTCGATATTGAGATCT is drawn from Juglans regia cultivar Chandler chromosome 5, Walnut 2.0, whole genome shotgun sequence and contains these coding sequences:
- the LOC109017796 gene encoding tropinone reductase homolog At5g06060-like isoform X1, whose protein sequence is MSQTLIPTPPTPSPSSPSSSSLFSNLTIPHSSLHSKLRISQPTRLRPIRSQQPRLLSSRNSGPTDNPRWSLSGMTALVTGGTRGIGHAIVEELAGLGATVHTCCRNSSELDVCLREWDNLGFGVTGSVCDVSVRVQREELMGTVSSVFDGKLNILVSKLLDFLSLYTHKHACERINNVGTNIRKPMVDFTADEFSTLMSTNFESVFHISQLAYQPLKASGFGSIVFTSSVTGFVSLKSMSVHGATKGAINQLTKSLACEWAKDNIRSNAVAPWYIRTSMVEQVLSNKEYLEEVYSRTPLRRLGEPKEVSSLVAFLCLPASSYITGQIICVDGGMSVNGFYPRHD
- the LOC109017796 gene encoding tropinone reductase homolog At5g06060-like isoform X2, yielding MSQTLIPTPPTPSPSSPSSSSLFSNLTIPHSSLHSKLRISQPTRLRPIRSQQPRLLSSRNSGPTDNPRWSLSGMTALVTGGTRGIGHAIVEELAGLGATVHTCCRNSSELDVCLREWDNLGFGVTGSVCDVSVRVQREELMGTVSSVFDGKLNILINNVGTNIRKPMVDFTADEFSTLMSTNFESVFHISQLAYQPLKASGFGSIVFTSSVTGFVSLKSMSVHGATKGAINQLTKSLACEWAKDNIRSNAVAPWYIRTSMVEQVLSNKEYLEEVYSRTPLRRLGEPKEVSSLVAFLCLPASSYITGQIICVDGGMSVNGFYPRHD